Within Gilvibacter sp. SZ-19, the genomic segment CCATGGCTTTCGATTTTGGGATGTTCGGCAAGCCTTGTATTTTCATTAATTACGATGTTCCAGAAGCCAGCTCTTGGTCTGTGAATACAGTTTACCAATACCAACACTTTAGAAGCATGCCCAATTCCAGTGCTGTTTTGTGGTTGAGCAATAAAAATGAGGTCAATTCCCTGTTGAAAAAGGTTCTATTGGGCGAAAAGACCACTATAAACGATTGGTTTCAGGAAGTGGTTAAAGACCCCAATCAGGCCTCAGAAAAAATAAGAAAACTACTCTTGTGATGCATATAGTATTTCTTTCTCACGAATATCCGCTTTGGTCATCTGGTGGCATAGGCACTTTTTTGCAGACCTTAGGACGCTCCCTTGTCACCAAGGGACACAAGGTTAGTATTGTTGGGCCGGGAGTAAAGTCTCAAGAGGAAGTATTGAACGATCAAGGTGTTGTGCTTTTTCGTTTGAAGAAGAATCCCTTACCTGGGCCAAATTTTATTTATAATGCCTTTGCAATAAATAAAAAGCTCAGGGAATTAGACCAAAAAGATCCTATTGCCATAGTTGAGGCTTCAGAACTTGGCTTGGCCTTTATCAATTCTCGCTTGGCAGCCAAAAAGGTTATTCGACTTCACGGTGGTCATCACTTTTTTGCGGAGGCTGAGAACCGGGGAATCAATTGGCGACGTGGCGCGTTGGAAAAACGTTCTTTTAAAAAGGCAGATGCTTTTATAGCGGGCACCAAATACGTTTTAAACCATACTGGAAAATATCTCAGTTATCACACCGCAGCCGTTTCTGTTATCCCTAATCCGATACAGACCGATGTTGCTATTCCTAAAGTTGAAGTCGATCAGAATTTAATCTTGTTTGCGGGAACCATTTGCGAGAAAAAGGGGGTACGGCAACTTATTCAGGCCTTTAAACTAGCAAGAGAAAAACGACCAAGTTTGATCTTGGAACTTTACGGAAGAGAGTGGTTCTACCCCGATGGCAGATCATTTGAGCAATCGCTTCGATCAGAATTATCTAAAGACCACTTTGAGCATGTGCGATTTATGGGGCCCGTGTCGCGCCCCGAGCTCGATAAAGCTTATGCAAGTGCTGCAGTCTGTGTATTCCCGTCTCATATGGAAACACAAGGATTAGTATCTTTAGAAGCCATGCTTTTGGAAAGACCGGTGGTTTTTTCAAAGTATGGACCTGGACCAGAGACCATAATTCACAGAGAAACTGGATTGCTGGCAGACGTCTACGAACCAGATGATATTGCCGCACAAATAAACTGGGTGTTGGATCATCCTGCGGAGGCGGAAGCTATGGGTAAGGCGGCGCGAAAGCAGGTTCTAACGAATTATGAACTGGAAAAGATCACAGAGGCCAACTTAAATTTTTACAGAACCTTATTGGATAAATAATGACCAGATTTAAAGCAGATATCGCCAAGTATAAACGCTACTCCAACAAGAGCGCACTTGTCCTTTTGCTTACTCAACAAGGACTTTGGGCGCTATGTGTTTATCGTATAAACAATAGGATATATCGTTCCAAGATACCAGGGATCTTTAAGCGTATTTTACTCGGTTTCGGACTGCTATGGCAGAAGTGGATTGAGATGATAGCTGGAATCTCATTGCCTTATTCGGCTAGTATCGGTCCTGGATGTTATATCGGTCATTTTGGAGGAATAATTGTCAATGCCAATGCCGAGATAGGAGCAGATTGTAACCTGTCTCAAGGAGTAACTATTGGAGTTAGTGGTCGTGGATCGAATAGAGGAGTGCCACGTATAGGAGATCGCGTTTATATTGGCGCAAACACAGTGGTGGCTGGACGCATAGAGGTCGGAAACGATGCCGTTTTGGGGGCCTGTTCATTAGTTATTAATGATGTACCAGCATCCACGACAGTACTGGGTGTTCCTGCGGTTCAAATAAGTGATAAGGACTCTTCAGATTATATTTTATGAAATTATTAGTCGTTGGAGCTGCGCCTTTTATTGCTACACCAGATGGCTGGGTAGCCTATTCTCCTTTGGTTATGGAAATGGATCTGTGGTTTGATAAAGTAGATCATGTCACGGTAATGGCTCCAACGTCTTATGACAAGCCTTTGCTTACTAAACCTTTAGCGCGTCAAGATATTAAGGTGGTCTCTATTCCGGCATTCGATATGAATTCGTTTGGAGGAATTTTTAGGATGCTATGGGCTTTGCCCATAATTAAGGTCAAGATGTTGATAGCGATGGCTAAGGCAGATCATATACATTTGCGTTGTCCGGGAAATATCGGTTTAATTTCTAGTTGGATGCAGCTCTTATTTCCAAGAAAAATTAAGACCGCCAAATACGCAGGTAATTGGGATCCGGAATCCCCCCAACCGTGGACCTATCGTTTACAGAAGTATCTGCTCAGCAATTCCTTTCTAACAAGAAATATGCAGGTCTTGGTGTACGGAGATTGGCCAAATCAATCTAAAAACATAAAACCCTTCTTTACTGCGACCTATTGGGAAAAAGATAAAGAGGCGCTACATGAACGCTCCTATACTGAAACCATACAAATGGTCTATTTAGGAACCTTAAGCGCAAACAAAAGAGTCGATTATGCGATTGAGTTAACGGCGGAATTAAAAAACCGAGGGATCTCAATTAAGTTTGATGTTTTTGGAGCAGGAGCAGAACAAGCCAAGCTGAAGGAGCTTGCGGTCAAATGCGCTTTAGAGCATGAGGTTGTGTTTCATGGGAATCAGCCCAAAGAAGTGGTCACTTCGGCTTTAAAGAAAGCAGATTTTGCGATCCTACCTTCTAAATCAGAAGGTTGGCCTAAAGCTGTTGCGGAGGCCATGTTTTGGGGAGCAATTCCATTGGCAAGTGCTGTGTCTTGTGTGCCGTGGATGCTGGATTATGGTAATCGAGGGCTGCTGTTGGATTTTAAGACCGATGCAGAAACGATCCAGGCAATGTTATCGCGACCCAAACGACTTCGAAACATGTCTGCGGCTGCAGCGGCCTGGTCAAGACAATACACCTTAGATAAATTCGAATCAGAAATAGAAATGCTTTTGAAATGATCAAGGCGATCCAACTTATTGATTCCTTACATGCCGGTGGTGCCGAACGTGTGGCAGTGAGTTATGCCAATGCCTTGAAGCCTGAAATTTTGGCGTCTCACCTCTGTACTACAAGAGAAGAAGGTGACTTAAAAGAGCAATTGAACGAAGGAGTCGGTTATCTGTTTTTAAAAAAGCGATCTGCTCTTGATATTCTAGCTGTAGTCCGATTAGTGCGGTATTGCAAAAACAATCAAATAAACATTATTCATGCCCACGGCTCATCATTTTTGACAGCTGTGTTGGCACATTTTTTTCTCGGAAGTACTAAAGTGGTCTGGCACAACCATTATGGGAACATTCAAGCAATGGGACGATTGTATTTGGGAGTGCTTCGTTGGTGTTCTCGCTATTTCTCTGCGATATTGACGGTGAATGAACAACTTAAAACATGGTCTGAGTCTTATTTAAGATGTTCGGTCGTAGCTTATTTTAAAAATGGCGTACCTATTCTAGACAACGATAAGGTCATTCCTGTTGATTTAGAAGGAGACCCTAACTTGCGCATTTTATTGATGGCCAACTTCCGAGAAGAGAAAGATCATCTCAATGCAATTGAGGCATTTAGCAAAGTTAAGCGTGCAATTCCAGAAGCCACCCTGCATTTAATCGGAAGGCATACCGATCTCAGTATTTTAAAGGAGGTAAATGCTCGAATTGAGAAATACGAATTGGCAGCTGCTGTTTTTCTGCACGGATCAAAACAGAATGTGAACGGATTCATGCGTGCATGCAGACTTGGTTTACTGTCCTCAAAAGCAGAAGGATTACCCATGGCGCTTTTGGAATATGGAGGTATGGGCATGATAGTAGTTAGTACTGCTGTTGGGCAATGCCCAAGTGTATTGGGAAATGATGGTTACTTGGTTCCTCCAGAAAATCCAACGGCCCTAGCAGAAGCTTTGATCAAGGCTCTTAAGGAGGACAATGCGAATATGGCAGCGGCGTTTCACGAAAGGGTAATATCCGAATACTCGATACGAGCAATTATACCTAAATTGGTGCAGTATTATGAGTCAGTACGCTAAAAATATCCGCAAGTTTACTTATGTGCAACTGTTGGGTCTTCATATAGGTCTGGCGCTGCTGGTATATTTAATTCGGCCGAGTTCTGTGATTTACCTGCTTGGTAGCTTTGCAATTTTTATGATCTACATATTGGCAAAGGGCAATAGAAATAATGAAGTCCTTTATGCTGCTGCTTATTTTACCGGAGCAGAAGTGTTTTTTCGTATGACAGGAGGAGCCTTGTTCTACGAAACCGGAAAGTACGCTGTTATCTTTTTTTTGTTGGTGGGTATGTTTTATCGCGGCACTTCGCTGAGGTCAATTCCTTATTGGGTGTACCTCTTCATTTTAGTTCCAGGTATTTTGTTCTCCGCCATTAATTTGAATTATGAGTCCAATTTTAGAACGGCCATTATATTCAATTTAAGCGGGCCTTTTTGTTTGGGGATTGCTGCTATATATATGTATTACAGAAGAGTGAGCGCAGAAGAGCTAAGACGAATATTCTTGGTCATGCTGCTGCCCATAGTTACGACTATGGTTTATTTGTTTTTGTATACGCCAAATATTAGAGATGCGCTCAATGGAACGGAGTCCAATTTTCAGACCTCCGGTGGATTTGGTCCAAATCAGGTGGCGACCATTCTTGGTTTAGGGATGTTCATTCTCATTACACGACTTTTTACCATCCGAGATCGATTGGTAAATATTATTGATTTGGTCATCCTCTTTTTTATGAGTTACAGGGCTATTGTTACCTTTTCTAGAGGAGGAGTAATAACGGCCGGAGCCTGTGCAGTATTCTTTTTGATTTTTCTGTACGTGACATCAAACTCAAGGAATAGAGCGCGATTATTACCAAAGGTTGGAATCATTGTATTTGGATTGATGCTGACATGGCTATTTACATCCATTCAAACTACAGGGTTGATCGATTACCGATATACCAATCGCGATGCGGCCGGGCGATTAAAACGAGACATCACAACAGGGCGATCAGATCTTATCAGTAGTGAACTAGAAGCATTTTACGAGAAACCCCTCACGGGTATTGGTGTGGGAAAGATCAAGGAATATCGCTTTGAACAATCGGGAACTCTAGCGGCTACTCACAACGAGGTGAGTCGACTGCTTTCGGAACACGGCGTATTGGGTCTGGCAGCACTTATGCTTCTTTTTCTAACTCCATTGTTCTATTGGTTCAGGCAACGGCATAATCCTTACCTGATAGCCTTATTTATCTTTTGGTTTCTAACCATAAACCACTCGTCCATGAGACTCGCGGCACCTGCCTTTATATATGGCTTGTCGCTATTATTTGTATTGAATGAAAAAAAGAAACCTCGTCTACATAGGCAATCACCTGCGCAGCTCGGATAAGAATCCTACTTATTCTCTCCGGCTAATAGACCGTCTGGAACAAGAGGGGTATAAGGTGTGGGCGAGTTCCTCTAAAAACAACAAATTCCTGCGCTTCTTGGACATGTGGACTACCTTGCTAAAGCGTAGCAAGCAGGTCGATTATGTCCTTATCGACACTTACAGCACTTTAAATTTTTACTATGCAATTATTATTGGCTGGTGGGCAAGACGCTTAGGGCTTTCGTATATTCCTATTATGCACGGCGGAAACCTTCCCAAGCGCTTGCAGAACAACCCCAAGACCATTGCGCGCTACTGTCAAGGGGCCAAGCTTGTGATCTGTCCTTCGACCTATTTAGCAGAGCAGTTCAGAGCAGCAGGAATTGAAAATGTAAAAGTCATTCCCAATGCCATTGATATTTCGGCCTACAGTAACTCCGCAGCAAATCGGAATAGTGCTCGTATGGTTTGGCTACGTGCATTTTTACCCTTGTATAACCCGCAAATGGCCATTAAAGCCTTTGCCGAACTTGTCAAAGAGTT encodes:
- a CDS encoding glycosyltransferase family 4 protein codes for the protein MHIVFLSHEYPLWSSGGIGTFLQTLGRSLVTKGHKVSIVGPGVKSQEEVLNDQGVVLFRLKKNPLPGPNFIYNAFAINKKLRELDQKDPIAIVEASELGLAFINSRLAAKKVIRLHGGHHFFAEAENRGINWRRGALEKRSFKKADAFIAGTKYVLNHTGKYLSYHTAAVSVIPNPIQTDVAIPKVEVDQNLILFAGTICEKKGVRQLIQAFKLAREKRPSLILELYGREWFYPDGRSFEQSLRSELSKDHFEHVRFMGPVSRPELDKAYASAAVCVFPSHMETQGLVSLEAMLLERPVVFSKYGPGPETIIHRETGLLADVYEPDDIAAQINWVLDHPAEAEAMGKAARKQVLTNYELEKITEANLNFYRTLLDK
- a CDS encoding serine O-acetyltransferase, whose product is MTRFKADIAKYKRYSNKSALVLLLTQQGLWALCVYRINNRIYRSKIPGIFKRILLGFGLLWQKWIEMIAGISLPYSASIGPGCYIGHFGGIIVNANAEIGADCNLSQGVTIGVSGRGSNRGVPRIGDRVYIGANTVVAGRIEVGNDAVLGACSLVINDVPASTTVLGVPAVQISDKDSSDYIL
- a CDS encoding glycosyltransferase, giving the protein MKLLVVGAAPFIATPDGWVAYSPLVMEMDLWFDKVDHVTVMAPTSYDKPLLTKPLARQDIKVVSIPAFDMNSFGGIFRMLWALPIIKVKMLIAMAKADHIHLRCPGNIGLISSWMQLLFPRKIKTAKYAGNWDPESPQPWTYRLQKYLLSNSFLTRNMQVLVYGDWPNQSKNIKPFFTATYWEKDKEALHERSYTETIQMVYLGTLSANKRVDYAIELTAELKNRGISIKFDVFGAGAEQAKLKELAVKCALEHEVVFHGNQPKEVVTSALKKADFAILPSKSEGWPKAVAEAMFWGAIPLASAVSCVPWMLDYGNRGLLLDFKTDAETIQAMLSRPKRLRNMSAAAAAWSRQYTLDKFESEIEMLLK
- a CDS encoding glycosyltransferase, whose translation is MIKAIQLIDSLHAGGAERVAVSYANALKPEILASHLCTTREEGDLKEQLNEGVGYLFLKKRSALDILAVVRLVRYCKNNQINIIHAHGSSFLTAVLAHFFLGSTKVVWHNHYGNIQAMGRLYLGVLRWCSRYFSAILTVNEQLKTWSESYLRCSVVAYFKNGVPILDNDKVIPVDLEGDPNLRILLMANFREEKDHLNAIEAFSKVKRAIPEATLHLIGRHTDLSILKEVNARIEKYELAAAVFLHGSKQNVNGFMRACRLGLLSSKAEGLPMALLEYGGMGMIVVSTAVGQCPSVLGNDGYLVPPENPTALAEALIKALKEDNANMAAAFHERVISEYSIRAIIPKLVQYYESVR
- a CDS encoding O-antigen ligase; protein product: MIYILAKGNRNNEVLYAAAYFTGAEVFFRMTGGALFYETGKYAVIFFLLVGMFYRGTSLRSIPYWVYLFILVPGILFSAINLNYESNFRTAIIFNLSGPFCLGIAAIYMYYRRVSAEELRRIFLVMLLPIVTTMVYLFLYTPNIRDALNGTESNFQTSGGFGPNQVATILGLGMFILITRLFTIRDRLVNIIDLVILFFMSYRAIVTFSRGGVITAGACAVFFLIFLYVTSNSRNRARLLPKVGIIVFGLMLTWLFTSIQTTGLIDYRYTNRDAAGRLKRDITTGRSDLISSELEAFYEKPLTGIGVGKIKEYRFEQSGTLAATHNEVSRLLSEHGVLGLAALMLLFLTPLFYWFRQRHNPYLIALFIFWFLTINHSSMRLAAPAFIYGLSLLFVLNEKKKPRLHRQSPAQLG
- a CDS encoding glycosyltransferase family 4 protein, which produces MKKRNLVYIGNHLRSSDKNPTYSLRLIDRLEQEGYKVWASSSKNNKFLRFLDMWTTLLKRSKQVDYVLIDTYSTLNFYYAIIIGWWARRLGLSYIPIMHGGNLPKRLQNNPKTIARYCQGAKLVICPSTYLAEQFRAAGIENVKVIPNAIDISAYSNSAANRNSARMVWLRAFLPLYNPQMAIKAFAELVKEFPEAELIMAGPGDNATRNSCKRLAEELGVDVTFYDRIDQEQWRAIGTQAGIFLNTSTADNQPLSVLEAQAMGLAVVSTEVGGMRYMVTEGEDGLLVPSNDSQAMAAAIKKILASDALGQRLRNNAMARAATNDWPIIVAAWKSVLN